The Serratia rhizosphaerae genome has a segment encoding these proteins:
- a CDS encoding DUF3085 domain-containing protein: MLHFDPEALRLVVAEVKANQCELVLAKDDGVYLISAVAERGDTGRVKHIAYADGCHPEKDDAWYETSRVLVGGDDFCEHLQLTDESIERILSDGFELWIHVLHDQIHVHESLITWVPVAEYRHIINRMQRLAHVHYRACVGNAEYKRWRVSAIDLLAIASHTDAKRAKPDDREEFLSMFERLYHLADTVNAEGAIRFPAR, from the coding sequence ATGTTGCACTTTGACCCTGAGGCATTGCGCCTGGTCGTTGCCGAAGTTAAGGCCAATCAGTGCGAACTGGTGCTGGCCAAAGACGACGGCGTTTACCTGATATCAGCAGTGGCCGAACGTGGCGATACGGGCCGCGTGAAGCACATAGCGTATGCCGATGGCTGTCATCCGGAAAAGGATGACGCCTGGTACGAAACCTCCCGCGTGTTGGTGGGAGGCGACGACTTTTGTGAGCATCTGCAGCTGACCGACGAAAGCATAGAACGAATACTTTCAGACGGCTTTGAGCTCTGGATACACGTGCTGCACGACCAGATCCATGTGCATGAGTCACTCATCACCTGGGTGCCGGTGGCCGAGTACCGTCATATCATTAACCGCATGCAGCGCCTGGCTCATGTCCATTACCGGGCATGCGTGGGCAACGCGGAGTACAAACGATGGCGCGTCAGCGCCATCGACCTGCTGGCGATCGCCAGTCATACCGACGCTAAACGGGCGAAACCGGACGACAGGGAGGAATTTCTCTCTATGTTCGAACGTCTGTATCACCTGGCCGACACGGTTAATGCGGAAGGGGCGATCCGTTTCCCTGCACGTTAA
- a CDS encoding beta strand repeat-containing protein, whose product MDGINTETTVTFTANASAATVSSLSSDVPTQVADGSSAITFTAVLKDGSGNLVAEAPVAFSTTGGTLAQPSVTTNAQGEARVTLTSTQAGEVTVSAKAQDNAADRGQSQAVTFTANASAAAVSSLSSDVPTQVADGSSAITFTAVLKDGSGNLVAEAPVAFSTTGGTLAQTSVTTNAQGEARVTLTSTQAGEVTVSAKAQDNAADGGQSQAVTFTANASAAAVSSLSSDVPTQVADGSSAITFTAVLKDGSGNLVAEAPVAFSTTGGTLAQPSVTTNAQGEARVTLTSTQAGEVTVSAKAQDNAADGGQSQAVTFTANASAAAVSSLSSDVPTQVADGSSAITFTAVLKDGSGNLVAEAPVAFSTTGGTLAQTSVTTNAQGEARVTLTSTQVGEVTVSAKAQDNAADGGQSQAVTFIANASAAAVSSLSSDVPTQVADGSSAITFTAVLKDGSGNLVAEAPVAFSTTGGTLAQTSVTTNAQGEARVTLTSTQAGEVTVSAKAQNNPADGGQSQAVTFTANASAATVSSLSSDVPTQVADGSSAITFTAVLKDGSGNLVAEAPVAFSTTGGTLAQPSVTTNAQGEARVTLTSTQAGEVTVSAKAQDNAADGGQSQAVTFTANASAAAVSSLSSDVPTQVADGSSAITFTAVLKDGSGNLVAEAPVAFSTTGGTLAQPSVTTNAQGEARVTLTSTQAGEVTVSAKAQDNAADGGQSQAVTFTANASAAAVSSLSSDVPTQVADGSSAITFTAVLKDGSGNLVAEAPVAFSTTGGTLAQTSVTTNAQGEARVTLTSTQAGEVTVSAKAQDNAADGGQSQAVTFTANASAATVSSLSSDVPTQVADGSSAITFTAVLKDGSGNLVAEAPVAFSTTGGTLAQTSVTTNAQGEARVTLTSTQVGEVTVSAKAQDNAADGGQSQAVTFIANASAAAVSSLSSDVPTQVADGSSAITFTAVLKDGSGNLVAEAPVAFSTTGGTLAQPSVTTNAQGEARVTLTSTQVGEVTVSAKAQDNAADGGQSQAVTFIAVLKIRSLQRLNKEPQSEGFSPNEGFPTTAVKDGKTYFSIKLEGGQEQSKKWSSSDSSVATVDSSGHVMLAGNKGNVTITISDDISKTNYSFTIKKVFTLLTGPAVSQVDAQIQCSKVGLSLPLVEDITNGGTTNPYKAVGNLWGEWGDFPALWGLSQSQYIYTGTADSNKYTMVNGMGIQTSYSYSVSHTSQFSCI is encoded by the coding sequence GTGGACGGTATTAACACAGAGACTACAGTGACCTTCACCGCCAATGCCAGTGCGGCGACAGTCAGCAGCCTGAGCAGTGACGTGCCGACACAGGTGGCGGACGGCAGCAGCGCAATCACCTTTACGGCGGTGCTGAAGGACGGCAGCGGCAACCTGGTGGCGGAGGCGCCGGTGGCCTTCAGCACCACCGGCGGGACGCTGGCGCAGCCGAGCGTGACCACGAACGCTCAGGGCGAAGCCCGGGTGACGCTGACCAGCACCCAGGCCGGGGAGGTCACGGTAAGTGCGAAGGCCCAGGACAATGCGGCGGACAGAGGCCAGAGCCAGGCGGTGACCTTCACCGCCAATGCCAGTGCGGCGGCGGTCAGCAGCCTGAGCAGTGACGTGCCGACACAGGTGGCGGACGGCAGCAGCGCGATCACCTTTACGGCGGTGCTGAAGGACGGCAGCGGCAACCTGGTGGCGGAGGCGCCGGTGGCCTTCAGCACCACCGGCGGGACGCTGGCGCAGACGAGCGTGACCACGAACGCTCAGGGCGAAGCCCGGGTGACGCTGACCAGCACCCAGGCCGGGGAGGTCACGGTGAGTGCGAAGGCCCAGGACAATGCGGCGGACGGAGGCCAGAGCCAGGCGGTGACCTTCACCGCCAATGCCAGTGCGGCGGCGGTCAGCAGCCTGAGCAGTGACGTGCCGACACAGGTGGCGGACGGCAGCAGCGCAATCACCTTTACGGCGGTGCTGAAGGACGGCAGCGGCAACCTGGTGGCGGAGGCGCCGGTGGCCTTCAGCACCACCGGCGGGACGCTGGCGCAGCCGAGCGTGACCACGAACGCTCAGGGCGAAGCCCGGGTGACGCTGACCAGCACCCAGGCCGGGGAGGTCACGGTGAGTGCGAAGGCCCAGGACAATGCGGCGGACGGAGGCCAGAGCCAGGCGGTGACCTTCACCGCCAATGCCAGTGCGGCGGCGGTCAGCAGCCTGAGCAGTGACGTGCCGACACAGGTGGCGGACGGCAGCAGCGCGATCACCTTTACGGCGGTGCTGAAGGACGGCAGCGGCAACCTGGTGGCGGAGGCGCCGGTGGCCTTCAGCACCACCGGCGGGACGCTGGCGCAGACGAGCGTGACCACGAACGCCCAGGGCGAAGCCCGGGTGACGCTGACCAGCACCCAGGTCGGGGAGGTCACGGTGAGTGCGAAGGCCCAGGACAATGCGGCGGACGGAGGCCAGAGCCAGGCGGTGACCTTCATCGCCAATGCCAGTGCGGCGGCGGTCAGCAGCCTGAGCAGTGACGTGCCGACACAGGTGGCGGACGGCAGCAGCGCGATCACCTTTACGGCGGTGCTGAAGGACGGCAGCGGCAACCTGGTGGCGGAGGCGCCGGTGGCCTTCAGCACCACCGGCGGGACGCTGGCGCAGACGAGCGTGACCACGAACGCCCAGGGCGAAGCCCGGGTGACGCTGACCAGCACCCAGGCCGGGGAGGTCACGGTGAGTGCGAAGGCCCAGAATAACCCGGCGGACGGAGGCCAGAGCCAGGCGGTGACCTTCACCGCCAATGCCAGTGCGGCGACAGTCAGCAGCCTGAGCAGTGACGTGCCGACACAGGTGGCGGACGGCAGCAGCGCGATCACCTTTACGGCGGTGCTGAAGGACGGCAGCGGCAACCTGGTGGCGGAGGCGCCGGTGGCCTTCAGCACCACCGGCGGGACGCTGGCGCAGCCGAGCGTGACCACGAACGCTCAGGGCGAAGCCCGGGTGACGCTGACCAGCACCCAGGCCGGGGAGGTCACGGTAAGTGCGAAGGCCCAGGACAATGCGGCGGACGGAGGCCAGAGCCAGGCGGTGACCTTCACCGCCAATGCCAGTGCGGCGGCGGTCAGCAGCCTGAGCAGTGACGTGCCGACACAGGTGGCGGACGGCAGCAGCGCAATCACCTTTACGGCGGTGCTGAAGGACGGCAGCGGCAACCTGGTGGCGGAGGCGCCGGTGGCCTTCAGCACCACCGGCGGGACGCTGGCGCAGCCGAGCGTGACCACGAACGCTCAGGGCGAAGCCCGGGTGACGCTGACCAGCACCCAGGCCGGGGAGGTCACGGTGAGTGCGAAGGCCCAGGACAATGCGGCGGACGGAGGCCAGAGCCAGGCGGTGACCTTCACCGCCAATGCCAGTGCGGCGGCGGTCAGCAGCCTGAGCAGTGACGTGCCGACACAGGTGGCGGACGGCAGCAGCGCGATCACCTTTACGGCGGTGCTGAAGGACGGCAGCGGCAACCTGGTGGCGGAGGCGCCGGTGGCCTTCAGCACCACCGGCGGGACGCTGGCGCAGACGAGCGTGACCACGAACGCCCAGGGCGAAGCCCGGGTGACGCTGACCAGCACCCAGGCCGGGGAGGTCACGGTGAGTGCGAAGGCCCAGGACAATGCGGCGGACGGAGGCCAGAGCCAGGCGGTGACCTTCACCGCCAATGCCAGTGCGGCGACGGTCAGCAGCCTGAGCAGTGACGTGCCGACACAGGTGGCGGACGGCAGCAGCGCGATCACCTTTACGGCGGTGCTGAAGGACGGCAGCGGCAACCTGGTGGCGGAGGCGCCGGTGGCCTTCAGCACCACCGGCGGGACGCTGGCGCAGACGAGCGTGACCACGAACGCTCAGGGCGAAGCCCGGGTGACGCTGACCAGCACCCAGGTCGGGGAGGTCACGGTGAGTGCGAAGGCCCAGGACAATGCGGCGGACGGAGGCCAGAGCCAGGCGGTGACCTTCATCGCCAATGCCAGTGCGGCGGCGGTCAGCAGCCTGAGCAGTGACGTGCCGACACAGGTGGCGGACGGCAGCAGCGCGATCACCTTTACGGCGGTGCTGAAGGACGGCAGCGGCAACCTGGTGGCGGAGGCGCCGGTGGCCTTCAGCACCACCGGCGGGACGCTGGCGCAGCCGAGCGTGACCACGAACGCTCAGGGCGAAGCCCGGGTGACGCTGACCAGCACCCAGGTCGGGGAGGTCACGGTGAGTGCGAAGGCCCAGGACAATGCGGCGGACGGAGGCCAGAGCCAGGCGGTGACCTTTATAGCTGTTCTTAAGATCAGATCCTTACAAAGACTAAATAAAGAGCCGCAAAGCGAAGGTTTTTCGCCAAATGAAGGCTTCCCTACAACTGCAGTGAAAGATGGTAAAACATATTTCTCAATAAAATTAGAAGGAGGGCAAGAGCAAAGTAAAAAATGGTCAAGTTCAGACTCAAGCGTTGCAACCGTAGACAGTTCTGGGCATGTAATGTTGGCTGGTAATAAGGGAAATGTAACGATAACCATTTCTGACGATATCAGCAAAACTAATTACAGCTTTACAATTAAAAAAGTATTTACTTTATTAACAGGGCCTGCAGTGTCCCAAGTGGATGCTCAAATTCAGTGCTCAAAAGTTGGGCTGAGTCTTCCATTAGTCGAGGATATAACAAATGGCGGAACAACAAATCCTTATAAAGCAGTAGGGAATCTTTGGGGGGAGTGGGGTGATTTCCCAGCACTGTGGGGCCTGAGTCAAAGTCAATACATATATACGGGAACAGCAGACTCTAATAAATACACAATGGTTAATGGAATGGGGATACAAACATCATATTCTTATTCAGTATCTCATACATCTCAATTCTCTTGTATTTGA
- a CDS encoding ArdC family protein, protein MRKKSSSRPAKKQPERPDLYQQVTDKIIAAIERGTLPWRKPWQTDRSRSAQGAVMPLNGTTGNFYSGVNVLLLWLSACDQGFNSNRWLTYLQAEAAGGHVRAGEKATLAVVFKPWEKDAKDADGRQLFDDEGNALKERIPMLKSLYLFNVCQCDGLLDDVVGALPADAPEEESRQVDERIQAQVSTMVEDCGVHLEHVYQNRAFYTPSRDLIVLPEVRQFKTESDYWSTLLHELVHSTGHATRLNREGITSSSRKRGDPVYAFEELVAELGSAFLCARVGVAGDVQHENYLEGWLKIMKEDKRALFRASSLARQATEFLLMPAAETEAVKIDTAQAA, encoded by the coding sequence ATGAGAAAGAAATCATCATCACGACCAGCGAAAAAACAGCCTGAACGTCCCGACCTGTATCAACAGGTGACGGACAAAATCATCGCCGCCATCGAGCGCGGTACGCTGCCGTGGCGCAAGCCCTGGCAGACGGACCGCTCCCGGAGCGCACAGGGGGCGGTGATGCCGCTCAACGGCACCACCGGTAACTTTTACAGCGGCGTCAATGTGCTGCTGCTGTGGTTGTCTGCCTGTGACCAGGGTTTCAACTCTAACCGTTGGCTGACCTATCTGCAGGCGGAAGCCGCCGGTGGCCATGTGCGTGCCGGCGAGAAGGCGACGCTTGCCGTGGTCTTCAAGCCCTGGGAAAAGGATGCGAAGGATGCCGACGGCCGGCAGTTGTTTGACGACGAAGGGAACGCCCTGAAAGAGCGTATCCCGATGCTGAAGTCGCTGTACCTGTTCAATGTCTGCCAGTGTGACGGACTCCTGGATGACGTGGTTGGCGCACTGCCGGCAGACGCTCCGGAAGAGGAGTCCCGACAGGTTGATGAGCGAATACAGGCGCAGGTCAGCACAATGGTGGAGGACTGCGGTGTTCACCTTGAGCATGTTTACCAGAACAGGGCGTTTTACACCCCGAGCCGGGACCTGATTGTGCTGCCGGAAGTCCGGCAGTTTAAGACGGAATCGGACTACTGGTCGACGTTGTTGCATGAGCTGGTGCACAGCACCGGCCATGCAACACGTCTTAACCGGGAGGGGATAACCTCTTCTTCACGTAAGCGGGGTGACCCGGTCTATGCGTTTGAGGAGCTGGTTGCCGAGCTGGGCAGTGCATTTCTCTGTGCCCGTGTCGGCGTTGCCGGCGACGTCCAGCATGAGAACTACCTGGAAGGGTGGCTGAAAATCATGAAGGAAGACAAACGTGCGCTGTTCCGCGCGAGCAGCCTGGCGCGTCAGGCGACCGAATTTTTGTTAATGCCGGCGGCAGAGACAGAAGCGGTAAAGATTGACACCGCCCAGGCGGCCTGA
- a CDS encoding Ig-like domain-containing protein, translating to MGYSTLASPLLPQMLDDGFISEVELVTAGGVSIVVNVYGNPKQGDYLALYWDGHFVSDLFLTSKNIDSAFPWASIVPEPLVTNGKHHAWFTAIDSYQNSSKSGISTAIVKRKHAGVLPPPSFPDAVENVIDNASVILNLGSHIHIPNTSDEFVKGANIEVYWAGFNEKNGFVSESVTIISHIITDSDIESGANVLVEPPFITAIDQGSAWASYAISPPLSLTQTISESASVKIDMDTMVQYPALLIPENNEGWIGCENVSDGVIVTVLGNPLFLTGSQITVYWQGYTLNGDIISNAVYEETHTLTEEEAKAGFDVQIPVTAMTPIQLGYAQLWYQVTEPSAIGISDYTYINIDNVHCAPLPPPVFNSAEEDNTIDREEVNNSDGTIMTIFWDNMQEGDNITTYWVGYTTTPDSPVPGSPWNTSRDVTAEDIAQGFAEFHVPADNIRIIGNGKALGYYKVLLASGGIAVSSNTEVYVMQANGDNATIGVIGIRKDNAKANGIDVNTVFATVKSDNILLPGQYVIFSTSNGATITSPVMTDENGVAETTLTNTVEGTAKTTAIINNSYLSTDVNFSESDMNDPESQVNFLGILKNNAEGNGIEENSVSALVIGKDGKQLSNQSVMFESDNGAIINSPIISDVYGFATTTLTNIVAGVSSITASVNNSTQTIDVMFTNSDDAIITDIDIKTNYAESDNISVDEIIVRVIGTNEKPLYGQSVIFSTDNEATVQSPKITDSDGEAITTITSPYTGNVKVIASVNGIGKSIYVDFKNIINAEIGVLGINNNNAKADGIDKNIVGVVIVGNDGLLSGQSVVFQTDNELVIDSPVMTDEAGYASSSITSNTPGKFTVIATINDSHKTIDINFI from the coding sequence ATGGGATATTCAACCTTGGCATCTCCTTTGTTACCTCAAATGCTAGATGACGGTTTCATTAGTGAAGTTGAGCTTGTCACTGCGGGCGGGGTCAGTATTGTAGTTAATGTCTACGGCAACCCTAAACAAGGTGATTACTTAGCATTATACTGGGATGGCCATTTCGTCAGCGACCTTTTTTTGACATCAAAAAACATAGACAGTGCTTTTCCTTGGGCCTCAATCGTGCCTGAGCCTTTAGTTACAAATGGTAAACATCATGCTTGGTTTACAGCTATAGACTCATATCAAAACTCGTCAAAATCAGGAATATCAACCGCAATAGTTAAACGTAAACATGCTGGCGTGCTCCCTCCTCCATCTTTCCCTGATGCTGTAGAAAATGTAATAGATAATGCCAGTGTTATTCTTAATTTAGGGTCACACATTCATATACCTAATACATCTGATGAATTTGTTAAAGGTGCTAATATTGAAGTTTACTGGGCAGGCTTTAACGAAAAAAATGGATTTGTATCAGAAAGCGTTACAATAATATCCCACATCATCACTGATTCTGACATCGAAAGCGGTGCGAATGTTCTTGTTGAACCTCCATTTATTACAGCAATTGACCAAGGCTCCGCATGGGCTTCATACGCTATTTCCCCTCCTCTATCACTCACCCAAACAATATCAGAATCCGCTAGCGTTAAAATAGATATGGATACAATGGTTCAGTATCCAGCATTACTAATCCCGGAAAATAATGAAGGATGGATAGGATGTGAAAATGTTAGTGATGGTGTTATAGTGACCGTCCTTGGCAATCCACTTTTCTTAACTGGCAGCCAAATAACAGTATATTGGCAAGGTTATACTTTAAATGGTGATATAATATCCAATGCTGTATATGAAGAAACCCACACTTTAACTGAAGAAGAAGCAAAAGCTGGTTTTGATGTGCAAATCCCAGTAACGGCGATGACACCAATCCAGCTCGGTTATGCCCAACTCTGGTACCAAGTTACTGAACCATCAGCAATAGGTATATCAGACTATACATATATCAATATAGATAATGTTCATTGCGCCCCTCTACCTCCGCCAGTTTTTAACTCTGCTGAAGAGGACAACACCATTGATAGAGAAGAAGTGAATAACAGTGATGGAACTATAATGACTATTTTTTGGGATAATATGCAAGAAGGAGATAATATAACGACCTATTGGGTTGGTTATACTACAACCCCCGACTCACCAGTCCCCGGTTCCCCGTGGAACACTAGCCGGGACGTAACTGCAGAAGATATTGCTCAAGGCTTCGCAGAGTTTCATGTACCTGCCGATAATATTAGAATTATTGGTAACGGGAAAGCTCTAGGTTATTATAAGGTACTGTTAGCCAGTGGGGGAATAGCAGTATCGAGCAATACCGAAGTTTACGTAATGCAAGCGAATGGTGACAATGCTACAATAGGAGTCATCGGTATAAGAAAGGATAATGCCAAAGCCAATGGTATAGATGTTAATACAGTATTCGCGACCGTAAAAAGTGATAATATACTCCTTCCTGGGCAGTATGTGATTTTCAGTACAAGTAATGGAGCTACTATCACCAGTCCAGTAATGACTGACGAAAATGGTGTGGCTGAAACCACACTCACGAACACGGTAGAGGGTACTGCAAAAACTACAGCAATAATAAACAATAGTTACTTGAGCACAGATGTTAATTTTTCAGAAAGTGATATGAATGACCCCGAATCTCAAGTGAACTTCTTAGGGATTTTAAAAAATAATGCTGAGGGAAATGGAATTGAAGAGAACTCTGTATCCGCTCTTGTTATTGGCAAGGATGGTAAACAACTATCAAATCAGAGCGTAATGTTTGAAAGCGATAACGGAGCAATCATTAACAGCCCGATAATTAGTGATGTCTATGGTTTTGCCACAACAACTTTAACTAATATTGTTGCAGGAGTTTCATCAATCACAGCTTCAGTTAACAACAGCACTCAAACAATAGATGTCATGTTTACCAATAGTGATGATGCAATAATTACTGACATAGATATAAAGACAAATTATGCCGAGTCTGACAACATTTCTGTTGATGAGATCATTGTTCGTGTTATAGGAACCAATGAAAAGCCACTTTATGGGCAAAGTGTTATATTTAGCACTGACAACGAAGCCACCGTTCAAAGCCCAAAAATAACGGATAGTGATGGGGAAGCCATCACTACGATTACCAGTCCTTACACAGGAAATGTTAAGGTCATTGCATCTGTTAATGGAATCGGTAAAAGCATCTATGTTGACTTCAAAAATATAATTAATGCTGAAATTGGTGTTTTAGGTATAAATAATAACAATGCTAAAGCAGATGGTATTGATAAAAACATTGTCGGAGTTGTAATAGTAGGTAATGATGGTCTACTTTCAGGCCAAAGTGTTGTTTTTCAGACCGATAACGAACTTGTTATCGATAGTCCAGTTATGACCGATGAGGCTGGTTATGCATCCAGTAGCATAACCAGTAATACGCCCGGAAAATTCACTGTTATAGCAACTATAAATGATAGCCATAAAACCATAGACATCAACTTCATTTAA
- a CDS encoding integrase domain-containing protein — MSKLSKQLVTLARQGRGSFKTVADRSRIAERFAERLAKLNIQIRDVKHVKTSHIEKYISSRMAEDISKRTLQNEMAAVRSIMSVAGRNKLADPSHDKLSNQALGISGASRDGTKTPLPDDKLAAIVNYAFKKDEGVAIGVQLSRYLGLRTEETVQSAKSLKTWTQAILNGNDRVKVIFGTKGGRARETTVLNREKVLSILDKAIKHCGENRGKLIDKPSLHTAIERYRNIVRDAGMIGKDAPHSLRYAYARDAVTHHVKNGMSRDEANALVSMDLGHGDGRGRYIRQVYFKNDIE, encoded by the coding sequence ATGTCAAAGCTCAGCAAGCAGTTGGTTACGCTCGCCCGCCAGGGACGAGGGAGTTTTAAAACCGTCGCAGACCGTTCGAGAATAGCAGAGCGTTTTGCTGAACGCCTTGCGAAATTAAATATCCAAATCCGTGATGTAAAACACGTCAAGACGTCTCATATCGAAAAATATATTAGTAGCCGTATGGCTGAGGATATATCAAAACGTACACTCCAAAATGAAATGGCAGCGGTCCGTTCGATCATGTCAGTCGCCGGACGGAATAAACTCGCTGACCCTTCGCATGATAAGTTGAGTAACCAGGCATTAGGCATCTCAGGGGCAAGTCGCGACGGAACTAAAACGCCACTTCCGGATGATAAGTTGGCTGCAATTGTTAACTATGCTTTTAAAAAAGACGAGGGCGTGGCAATTGGTGTGCAATTGTCTCGTTACCTGGGTTTGAGAACAGAAGAAACAGTTCAGTCGGCAAAATCTCTAAAAACCTGGACGCAAGCCATCTTGAATGGTAACGATAGGGTTAAGGTGATTTTTGGGACTAAAGGGGGGCGGGCCCGGGAAACAACAGTATTGAATCGCGAGAAGGTCTTGTCCATTTTGGATAAGGCGATAAAGCATTGTGGTGAGAATAGAGGGAAGCTGATTGATAAGCCGTCTCTGCATACCGCGATAGAACGATACAGAAATATCGTACGTGACGCAGGGATGATTGGAAAGGATGCACCCCATAGTTTGCGATATGCCTATGCCAGGGATGCTGTAACACATCATGTCAAAAATGGCATGAGCAGAGATGAAGCAAATGCATTGGTCTCGATGGATTTAGGTCATGGGGATGGTCGGGGACGTTATATTCGACAAGTCTATTTTAAAAATGATATTGAGTAA
- a CDS encoding phosphoadenosine phosphosulfate reductase, translated as MGHKKIRINESVMLAATRRVEWIFDTFTQVCLSFSGGKDSTVLFHIVATVARRKRRRFSVLFIDWEAQYQSTIEHVRKMRELYCDVSETFFWVSLPLTTVNGVSVFQPEWVCWEPGLEWVRQPPEDAITDMAYFPFYRYAMTFEEFVPAFSAWFTRNQCGVAILTGVRADESLNRFISLTNQRKLRYADDKPWTTASPEGFYYTMNPLYDWKARDIWIYHARTGAIYNPLYDLMYRAGVPLYNMRVCEPFGPEQRRGLWLYHVLEPETWARMCTRVSGAASGAIYANESGAYFALRKRISKPAHHSWRSYAMFLLDVMPQKTAEHYRNKIAVYLRWYQTHGCPDDIPDEQDNDLGSRDIPSWRRICKTLIKNDYWCRTLSFSPNKPRYYERYQERIKQRRKEWGIL; from the coding sequence ATGGGACATAAAAAAATAAGAATTAATGAAAGCGTAATGTTAGCAGCAACTCGCCGTGTCGAATGGATATTCGATACCTTTACTCAGGTTTGCCTATCTTTCTCTGGGGGCAAGGATTCGACAGTCCTATTTCATATTGTCGCCACAGTTGCTCGCAGGAAACGTCGGAGATTTTCCGTTCTGTTTATTGACTGGGAAGCTCAGTATCAGAGCACGATTGAGCATGTGCGGAAAATGCGGGAACTATACTGTGATGTGAGCGAGACATTTTTCTGGGTGTCCCTCCCATTGACCACAGTAAATGGCGTATCTGTGTTTCAACCGGAATGGGTATGCTGGGAACCAGGATTGGAATGGGTCCGTCAGCCTCCGGAAGATGCCATTACCGACATGGCGTATTTCCCTTTTTACAGGTATGCCATGACGTTTGAAGAGTTTGTTCCGGCATTTTCGGCATGGTTCACACGGAATCAATGTGGTGTGGCCATACTGACCGGCGTCCGTGCAGATGAATCCCTGAATAGATTCATTAGCCTGACCAACCAGCGCAAACTTCGCTATGCGGATGACAAGCCTTGGACAACGGCTTCTCCGGAGGGGTTTTATTACACGATGAATCCTTTGTATGACTGGAAAGCTCGGGATATCTGGATTTACCACGCCCGAACGGGGGCAATTTACAATCCGCTATATGACCTGATGTATAGGGCTGGTGTTCCTCTGTACAATATGCGTGTCTGTGAGCCGTTTGGCCCCGAACAGCGCCGAGGACTATGGCTATACCATGTTCTGGAGCCTGAGACTTGGGCCCGAATGTGTACCCGTGTATCCGGAGCGGCCAGTGGGGCCATTTATGCCAATGAAAGTGGCGCTTATTTTGCCCTGCGTAAACGTATTTCCAAACCTGCACATCATTCATGGCGCAGTTATGCCATGTTTCTGCTGGATGTCATGCCGCAAAAAACGGCTGAGCATTACCGGAATAAGATAGCCGTATATCTGCGCTGGTATCAGACGCACGGCTGTCCGGACGATATCCCGGATGAACAGGATAATGACTTGGGAAGCAGGGATATACCCTCTTGGAGAAGGATATGTAAGACTTTGATCAAAAATGACTATTGGTGTCGAACATTGTCTTTCAGTCCTAATAAACCCCGGTACTACGAACGTTATCAGGAACGCATTAAACAAAGGAGGAAAGAATGGGGGATATTATAA
- a CDS encoding IbrB-like domain-containing protein: MGDIITKEQIAKFITRYFSQLDSDDEKIAALNYLRKIFHELSPFAHEPVDLVLWVKAEEVVANDYNPNVMAAGEKKLLQHSLQEDGFTQPIVVSEGKGQYLVVDGFHRQLLARRESEAGKRLKGWLPVSCINPNRKGQPERIASTIRHNRARGKHKITSMSDIVRDLTRLGWTDERIGQELGMDRDEVLRLKQISGLADLFQDEEFSSAWTVL; this comes from the coding sequence ATGGGGGATATTATAACTAAGGAACAAATCGCCAAATTCATTACTCGGTATTTCAGCCAGCTTGACTCTGATGATGAAAAGATCGCAGCCCTCAATTATCTTCGTAAGATATTCCATGAACTTAGCCCTTTTGCCCATGAGCCAGTGGACCTCGTACTGTGGGTGAAAGCGGAAGAGGTGGTCGCCAATGATTACAATCCCAACGTCATGGCGGCAGGAGAGAAAAAGCTGCTTCAACATTCGTTACAGGAAGATGGCTTTACTCAACCCATAGTGGTATCTGAAGGCAAAGGGCAGTATTTGGTCGTAGATGGTTTTCACCGGCAATTACTGGCCAGACGGGAGTCTGAGGCAGGAAAACGTCTTAAAGGCTGGCTGCCTGTCAGTTGTATCAATCCGAATCGGAAAGGACAGCCTGAGCGGATAGCTTCCACCATCAGGCATAATCGAGCAAGAGGTAAACATAAGATAACGTCGATGTCGGATATTGTTAGAGACCTTACTCGGCTCGGATGGACGGATGAACGTATTGGTCAGGAGCTGGGAATGGATAGAGATGAAGTGTTACGCCTGAAACAGATAAGTGGCCTTGCAGACCTTTTTCAGGATGAAGAGTTTAGTTCTGCTTGGACGGTCCTTTAA
- a CDS encoding TA system toxin CbtA family protein produces the protein MTEEQHHWQTVAGALLSRHYGLALNDTDLCEEVCVIALQEAGLRPYEAINDLAEKFDLERIDVSDYQQLSPAIRLAHELRVVRELSGH, from the coding sequence ATGACCGAGGAACAACACCACTGGCAGACCGTTGCCGGCGCGCTTTTGAGCCGGCATTACGGACTGGCACTGAACGACACGGACCTTTGCGAAGAGGTCTGCGTCATTGCCTTGCAGGAGGCCGGTCTTCGGCCGTATGAGGCGATTAACGACCTGGCTGAGAAATTCGACCTCGAACGTATCGATGTCAGTGACTATCAGCAGCTGTCGCCGGCGATCCGCCTGGCCCATGAGTTACGGGTTGTACGCGAACTGTCCGGCCACTGA